A single genomic interval of Picosynechococcus sp. PCC 7003 harbors:
- the queC gene encoding 7-cyano-7-deazaguanine synthase QueC, which yields MKRAVVLLSGGLDSATSAAQAIADGYEVIALSFRYGQKHSRELSAAQKIAEHLGITEHFVMDVSLSQWGGSSLTDVNQAIPQSGVQTGDIPSTYVPGRNTVFLAIALSLAEAKQAEAIYLGINAVDYSGYPDCRPEYLAAYQKLADLSSKVGIEGHAPQLVAPLVLDTKVEIIQKAVKLGVPIAATWSCYQGGERPCGLCDSCRIRDEALIKAGYPELTSQNV from the coding sequence ATGAAACGGGCTGTGGTTTTGCTCTCCGGTGGATTGGATTCGGCCACCAGTGCCGCCCAGGCGATCGCCGATGGCTATGAAGTGATTGCTCTGTCCTTCCGCTATGGCCAGAAACATAGTCGAGAACTGAGTGCTGCCCAAAAAATTGCCGAACACCTGGGGATCACAGAACATTTTGTGATGGATGTAAGTTTGTCCCAGTGGGGCGGCTCTTCCCTGACTGACGTTAACCAAGCGATTCCCCAAAGCGGTGTCCAGACGGGGGATATTCCCTCGACCTATGTCCCCGGTCGCAATACCGTGTTTTTGGCGATCGCCCTTTCCCTAGCCGAAGCGAAACAGGCCGAAGCGATTTATCTGGGGATTAATGCCGTGGACTATTCCGGTTATCCCGACTGTCGCCCTGAATACCTGGCCGCCTACCAAAAGTTAGCGGATCTCTCTTCCAAAGTTGGCATCGAAGGCCATGCGCCCCAACTGGTTGCCCCCCTCGTGCTCGACACCAAGGTGGAAATCATCCAAAAGGCCGTGAAATTAGGCGTTCCCATCGCGGCAACCTGGTCTTGCTACCAAGGGGGAGAACGTCCCTGCGGCTTATGTGACTCCTGCCGCATCCGAGATGAAGCCCTGATCAAGGCCGGTTATCCAGAGCTCACAAGCCAAAATGTCTAA
- the grxC gene encoding glutaredoxin 3, which translates to MVATVEIYTWSTCPFCVRAKHLLDRKQVEYTEYCIDGDRQAREAMTDRANGRSSLPQVFINDQHVGGCDDLHELEYQGKLDDLLMQAA; encoded by the coding sequence ATGGTTGCAACCGTTGAAATTTACACTTGGAGCACTTGTCCTTTTTGCGTCCGCGCCAAGCATCTCCTCGATCGTAAGCAGGTGGAATATACAGAGTATTGCATTGATGGCGATCGCCAAGCGCGGGAGGCAATGACAGACCGGGCCAATGGCCGCAGTAGCCTCCCCCAGGTTTTTATTAATGACCAGCATGTGGGCGGTTGCGATGACCTCCATGAACTAGAGTACCAAGGCAAACTCGATGATCTCCTGATGCAGGCGGCTTAG
- a CDS encoding cation:proton antiporter → MVAESIQYITENPIFTFILLLLVSLTIPPIFERLNLPGLVGLLFAGIILGENALGLLNSESETMVLFSEVGKIYLMFVAGLEINLAEFRKTQDRSIGFGFLTFIVPLTMGTVVGLSFDFGWNAAILIGSLLASHTLLGYPILNRLGILNNESVTVTIGATIFTDIAALLVLAICVSIHQGDFSTASLVLQLALLVGYGALVLFGLSWLGREFFQRNGDEEGNQFLFILLAVFLASMGAQVINVDKIVGAFLAGLAVNDVVGKSPVEEKIEFVGSTLFIPFFFVGMGLLLDIPAFINNLLYEFPLTFSIVGGLLLSKFIAAAIAKQIYRYSWAETLTMWSLSIPQVAATLAAALVGFRVGLISESVFNAVIVLMLVTSMLGPVLTRRFGRLLPSSGKDVALAAVNVSPSTDSFKIVVPIANPSTKDYLLEAAGLLTRIRQGIVMPVSIVTGHAHMDDPAVMKGIDRSQKLLQEAIAQGEHLQITMQPKIRIDDDVAAGISRVAREENANLILMGWGKTEGLKARLLGTLVYNVCWSAHCPVAVVRLLDDPKNLRRIMVPFKGISAQNLQIVQFAELLAIANQAEVTVFHVCETWMTKDQRNLLKADLENALQNAGITTKMQIRIIRYHDVARAVLHDAKDFDLVILHSTRYRTAGGLAVGDVTTKISSQIQTSVVIFNEL, encoded by the coding sequence ATGGTTGCCGAATCGATCCAATACATCACAGAAAATCCGATTTTTACGTTTATTCTGCTGCTGTTAGTGTCCCTGACCATTCCCCCTATTTTTGAGCGGCTTAATTTACCTGGCTTGGTGGGTTTACTCTTTGCAGGAATTATCCTCGGTGAAAATGCCCTAGGCCTCCTCAACTCAGAGAGTGAAACCATGGTTTTGTTCTCGGAAGTGGGCAAAATTTACCTGATGTTTGTGGCCGGATTAGAAATTAATTTGGCAGAGTTTCGGAAAACCCAAGATCGCTCCATTGGTTTTGGTTTTTTGACATTTATTGTGCCGTTGACAATGGGGACGGTAGTCGGCCTCAGCTTTGATTTTGGTTGGAATGCGGCGATTCTCATTGGTTCTTTATTGGCTTCCCATACGTTGTTGGGTTACCCAATTCTTAATCGGTTGGGGATTTTAAATAATGAGAGTGTAACGGTCACGATTGGGGCGACAATTTTTACGGACATTGCCGCTCTCTTGGTGCTGGCGATCTGTGTGTCGATTCACCAGGGCGATTTTTCAACGGCTTCTTTGGTATTGCAATTGGCGTTATTGGTGGGCTATGGGGCCTTGGTGCTCTTTGGTTTGTCCTGGCTTGGTCGAGAATTTTTCCAGCGCAACGGGGATGAAGAAGGTAATCAATTTTTATTTATTTTGCTGGCTGTATTTCTCGCTTCAATGGGCGCCCAGGTGATCAATGTGGATAAGATTGTGGGGGCTTTTTTGGCGGGTTTGGCGGTCAATGATGTGGTCGGCAAAAGCCCGGTAGAGGAAAAAATCGAATTTGTCGGCAGTACGCTATTTATTCCGTTCTTCTTTGTGGGGATGGGGTTACTGCTCGATATTCCGGCGTTTATTAATAATTTGCTCTATGAGTTTCCCCTCACGTTTTCGATTGTGGGTGGGTTGTTATTGTCTAAATTTATCGCGGCGGCGATCGCCAAACAAATTTATCGCTATAGCTGGGCCGAAACCCTAACCATGTGGTCGTTGTCGATTCCCCAAGTGGCGGCAACCCTGGCAGCGGCCTTGGTCGGCTTCCGGGTGGGACTAATCAGCGAATCGGTATTCAATGCGGTGATCGTCTTGATGCTGGTGACTTCGATGCTGGGGCCGGTATTGACCCGTCGTTTTGGTCGCTTGTTACCCAGTAGTGGCAAAGATGTCGCCCTGGCAGCGGTTAATGTGTCGCCATCGACGGACAGCTTTAAGATTGTTGTGCCCATTGCCAATCCCAGTACCAAGGATTATTTGCTCGAAGCGGCAGGACTTTTAACCCGTATTCGTCAAGGGATTGTGATGCCTGTGTCGATTGTGACGGGCCATGCTCACATGGACGATCCGGCGGTGATGAAGGGGATCGACCGCAGTCAAAAGTTGCTCCAAGAGGCGATCGCCCAGGGGGAGCACCTGCAAATTACAATGCAACCGAAAATTCGCATCGATGACGATGTGGCTGCTGGGATCAGCCGAGTTGCCCGGGAAGAAAATGCCAACTTAATTTTGATGGGCTGGGGGAAAACCGAGGGGCTCAAAGCCAGGCTCCTGGGGACTTTAGTTTACAACGTCTGTTGGTCGGCCCATTGTCCGGTGGCGGTGGTGCGTCTCTTGGATGATCCGAAAAATTTGCGGCGGATTATGGTGCCCTTTAAAGGGATCTCGGCTCAAAATTTACAGATAGTACAATTTGCCGAACTTTTGGCGATCGCCAACCAGGCCGAAGTCACCGTATTTCATGTGTGCGAAACCTGGATGACCAAAGACCAACGCAATCTACTCAAGGCTGACCTAGAAAATGCCCTGCAAAATGCCGGTATCACCACTAAAATGCAGATTCGCATTATCCGGTACCATGACGTTGCCAGAGCCGTCCTGCACGATGCTAAAGATTTTGATCTTGTAATCTTACATTCCACCCGCTACCGTACCGCTGGGGGCCTAGCCGTTGGTGACGTCACCACAAAAATTTCGAGCCAAATCCAAACATCCGTCGTTATTTTCAACGAACTCTAG
- a CDS encoding HPP family protein gives MSSSPRRASIRLKKRSNTAILRRWRRKFYTLQQSRRHQPSFSRQQIGLSFLGSFIGISTLAYISLYSSYPLIAAPFGATAVLVFGVPDSPLAQPRNVIVGNMIGACSCVVLFHLFGDAPWVMGLAVAVTIKLMQLTRTVHPPSGAVALIGILSHASWQFILTPALCGSVLIVWLTVIFSRIVPGRSYPKHWL, from the coding sequence ATGTCATCATCTCCTCGGCGGGCATCTATTCGATTAAAAAAACGTTCTAATACAGCAATTTTGAGGCGGTGGCGACGCAAATTTTATACGCTGCAACAGAGTCGCAGACATCAGCCCAGCTTTTCTCGACAACAGATTGGTCTTTCTTTTTTAGGCAGTTTTATTGGTATTTCGACCCTTGCTTATATCTCGCTTTATAGTTCTTATCCTTTGATTGCGGCTCCTTTTGGGGCAACGGCAGTGCTGGTATTTGGGGTACCGGATAGTCCTTTGGCCCAGCCCCGCAATGTGATCGTGGGTAACATGATTGGGGCCTGCAGTTGTGTGGTGTTATTTCATTTGTTTGGGGATGCTCCCTGGGTTATGGGTTTGGCGGTTGCGGTAACGATTAAGTTGATGCAATTAACCCGAACAGTGCATCCGCCTTCGGGGGCCGTGGCCTTAATTGGTATTTTGAGCCATGCCTCCTGGCAATTTATTTTGACGCCTGCTTTATGCGGTTCTGTACTGATTGTGTGGTTGACGGTGATTTTTAGCCGTATAGTTCCGGGACGCTCCTATCCAAAGCATTGGCTTTAA
- a CDS encoding MoaD/ThiS family protein, with translation MAIKVLVPTPLQKFTKDQPTVECAGSSIKELLDSLEANCPGIKARLCDEQGNPRRFLNLYVNEEDIRFLNGVDTALNDGDEVSIVPAVAGG, from the coding sequence ATGGCAATTAAAGTTTTAGTTCCAACTCCCCTCCAAAAGTTTACGAAGGATCAACCCACCGTTGAATGTGCTGGTTCTTCTATTAAAGAATTGCTCGACTCTCTAGAAGCAAACTGCCCCGGCATTAAGGCGCGCCTCTGTGATGAACAGGGCAATCCTCGACGCTTTTTAAACCTCTACGTCAATGAAGAAGATATCCGTTTTCTGAACGGTGTCGATACTGCTCTAAATGACGGTGATGAGGTCAGCATTGTGCCTGCTGTAGCAGGGGGCTAG
- the thrC gene encoding threonine synthase: protein MTQVTLDTAVASLDTANFTALACKECGAEYEPKALHVCEFCFGPLEVKYDYDKIASKVSRESIEAGPKSIWRYKEFLPVAGDPIDVGTGFTPLLKANRLARRLGIKELYIKNDAVNMPTLSFKDRVVSVALTRARELGFSTVSCASTGNLANSTAAIAAHAGLDCCVFIPSDLEAGKVLGTLIYNPILMAVHGNYDQVNRLCSEVANSHGWGFVNINLRPYYSEGSKTLGYEVIEQLGWELPDHVVAPLASGSLFTKIYKGFNEFVKVGLVEDKAVRFSGAQAEGCSPISQAYKEGRDFITPVKPNTIAKSIAIGNPADGVYAVEIANKTNGNIEDVNDTEIVEGIKLLAETEGIFTETAGGTTIAVLKKLVEAGKINPDEKTVVYITGNGLKTQEAVQNAAGEPLTIEANLEAFEQALERARTLERLEWQQTLV, encoded by the coding sequence ATGACTCAAGTAACCCTTGATACCGCCGTCGCCTCCCTCGACACCGCCAACTTCACCGCCCTTGCCTGTAAGGAATGTGGCGCTGAGTACGAACCCAAAGCCCTCCACGTATGTGAATTTTGCTTTGGCCCCCTCGAAGTGAAGTATGACTACGACAAAATTGCCAGCAAAGTAAGCCGCGAAAGCATCGAAGCTGGCCCCAAGTCGATTTGGCGGTACAAAGAATTTTTGCCCGTTGCTGGGGATCCCATTGATGTGGGCACTGGCTTTACCCCTCTTCTCAAGGCGAACCGTTTGGCTCGTCGTCTCGGCATCAAGGAGCTTTACATTAAAAACGATGCGGTGAATATGCCCACCTTGAGCTTCAAGGACCGGGTGGTATCCGTGGCCCTAACCCGCGCCCGCGAATTGGGGTTCTCTACCGTTTCCTGTGCCAGTACCGGAAATCTGGCAAACTCCACAGCGGCGATCGCCGCCCATGCTGGATTAGACTGTTGTGTCTTTATCCCTTCTGATCTTGAAGCCGGCAAAGTCCTCGGCACGCTGATCTACAACCCCATCCTGATGGCTGTTCACGGTAACTACGACCAGGTGAATCGCCTTTGTTCTGAAGTGGCCAACTCCCACGGTTGGGGCTTTGTAAATATCAACCTCCGCCCCTACTACTCCGAAGGCTCCAAAACCCTCGGCTACGAAGTCATCGAACAACTTGGTTGGGAACTCCCCGACCACGTGGTTGCCCCCCTGGCTTCCGGTTCCCTGTTTACGAAGATCTACAAAGGCTTTAATGAATTCGTCAAAGTCGGTTTGGTAGAAGATAAAGCCGTCCGCTTCAGTGGTGCCCAAGCCGAAGGTTGCTCCCCCATTTCCCAAGCCTACAAAGAAGGCCGTGATTTTATTACCCCCGTTAAGCCCAATACGATTGCTAAATCCATTGCGATTGGGAATCCCGCCGACGGTGTCTACGCTGTGGAAATTGCGAATAAGACCAACGGCAACATCGAAGATGTCAATGACACAGAGATCGTTGAAGGCATCAAGCTCCTCGCCGAAACAGAAGGGATCTTCACCGAAACCGCTGGCGGCACCACCATTGCTGTCCTGAAGAAACTGGTAGAAGCAGGCAAAATTAACCCCGATGAAAAGACCGTTGTCTACATCACTGGGAACGGACTCAAAACCCAAGAAGCCGTACAAAATGCGGCTGGTGAACCCCTCACCATTGAGGCAAACCTTGAAGCCTTCGAGCAAGCGCTAGAAAGAGCCCGCACCCTTGAGCGTCTAGAGTGGCAGCAAACTTTGGTATAG
- a CDS encoding YdiU family protein translates to MSYPSQLSAEPYVTTFDEFARLVDYSLMDTLNADPDATVDGEDRRPRQVFSGHFVPVKPTPLAEPDYVAHSSTFFKELGLSDGLVFDEKFRQLFSGDISAAQEPMQPFGWATGYALSIYGTEYTQQCPFGTGNGYGDGRAISVFEGIINGDRWEMQLKGGGPTPYCRGADGRAVLRSSVREFLAQEYMYALGVPTSRSLTLYVSKSETVTRPWYAPGSDSFNPDILVDNPVAISTRVAPSFLRVGQLELFARRTRSCAHPKAREELAMIVSHLIEREYKNEINQNLAFADQLVELIKLFRQRLTTLVANWLRVGYCQGNFNSDNCAAGGFTLDYGPFGFCEVFDPEFQPWTGGGQHFSFFNQPVAAEANFHMFWAAVRLLLEQDAEALEQFDQVRRGFAEAMQKQIQKMWAAKLGLPDYNPELVQQLMQLMTDSVVDYTIFFRELSHIPDDISALKKGFYVPTSPQLDGQWQLWLTSWRNLVLQDGDLAEISTKMKQTNPKYTWREWLVVPAYQQAMQGDYALVRELQEVFSHPYDEQSKEVEDKYYRLKPNAFFNTGGVSHYSCSS, encoded by the coding sequence ATGTCATATCCCTCTCAACTTTCTGCTGAACCCTATGTCACGACTTTCGATGAGTTTGCACGCTTGGTGGATTACTCCTTGATGGACACCTTAAATGCTGATCCCGATGCTACGGTCGATGGCGAAGATCGCCGTCCCCGGCAAGTTTTTTCGGGTCATTTCGTCCCTGTAAAACCAACACCCCTGGCAGAGCCAGACTATGTCGCCCATAGCAGCACTTTTTTTAAGGAACTTGGGTTGAGTGATGGGTTAGTTTTTGACGAAAAATTTCGCCAGCTATTTTCCGGTGATATCTCCGCTGCCCAGGAGCCCATGCAACCCTTTGGTTGGGCAACGGGTTATGCCCTGTCCATTTATGGCACTGAATATACTCAACAATGCCCCTTTGGTACGGGGAATGGTTATGGTGATGGTCGAGCGATCTCCGTATTTGAAGGGATCATCAATGGCGATCGCTGGGAAATGCAATTAAAAGGCGGTGGGCCAACACCTTATTGCCGTGGTGCCGATGGTCGCGCCGTTTTACGCTCAAGTGTGCGAGAATTTCTCGCCCAAGAATATATGTACGCTTTAGGGGTTCCCACATCACGCTCTTTGACCCTGTACGTTTCCAAATCCGAAACTGTCACTCGTCCTTGGTATGCCCCAGGCTCCGACTCCTTTAACCCTGATATTTTGGTGGACAATCCTGTTGCTATTTCCACTCGCGTGGCACCATCCTTCTTGCGCGTTGGCCAGCTGGAGTTATTTGCTCGCCGCACCCGTAGTTGTGCCCATCCAAAAGCACGAGAAGAGTTGGCAATGATTGTTTCCCATTTAATTGAGCGAGAATACAAAAACGAAATTAATCAAAACCTGGCATTTGCGGATCAATTGGTTGAACTGATCAAGCTATTTCGCCAGCGTCTCACGACCCTAGTAGCCAATTGGCTACGGGTTGGTTATTGTCAAGGGAATTTCAACAGTGATAACTGCGCTGCCGGTGGCTTTACCCTCGATTATGGCCCTTTCGGATTTTGTGAAGTTTTTGACCCTGAGTTTCAACCTTGGACTGGCGGCGGTCAACACTTTTCATTTTTCAATCAACCCGTCGCCGCAGAAGCCAATTTTCATATGTTCTGGGCAGCTGTCAGACTATTACTGGAACAGGATGCTGAAGCCTTAGAACAGTTCGACCAAGTACGCCGTGGCTTTGCCGAAGCCATGCAAAAACAAATCCAAAAAATGTGGGCTGCCAAACTTGGTTTACCGGACTACAACCCAGAGCTAGTCCAACAGTTAATGCAGTTGATGACCGACTCAGTCGTAGATTACACCATTTTCTTCCGTGAGTTGTCCCACATACCAGACGATATTTCAGCCTTGAAAAAGGGCTTCTACGTTCCAACTTCACCACAACTCGATGGGCAATGGCAATTGTGGCTCACAAGCTGGCGTAACCTCGTCCTTCAGGATGGGGATTTGGCTGAGATATCAACAAAAATGAAACAGACTAACCCAAAATACACATGGCGAGAGTGGTTAGTTGTTCCCGCCTATCAACAAGCCATGCAGGGTGACTATGCATTAGTTAGAGAATTGCAAGAAGTGTTTAGCCATCCCTATGACGAGCAATCAAAGGAAGTAGAAGATAAATACTATCGCCTAAAACCCAACGCATTTTTTAATACTGGTGGCGTGTCGCACTATAGCTGTTCATCTTGA
- the hemB gene encoding porphobilinogen synthase, with translation MPAESTPPVEPATYRLRRLRRTPALRRMVCETTLTVNDFIYPLFVMEGEGKKEEIPSMPGCFRYSLDLLLAEVMTVHGLGIGAIALFPLIPDPQKDNAGTESYNPAGLIPRTVRAIKEALPDMVVITDVALDPYSSEGHDGIVKDGEILNDETVAVLVKQALVHAEAGADFVAPSDMMDGRVGEIRRALDAAGWIHVGILAYAAKYASAYYGPFRDALDSAPKFGDKKTYQMDPANAQEALKEVELDILEGADIVMVKPALAYLDIICRIKQRTNLPVAAYNVSGEYAMVKAAAQRGWLDEQTVMLETLTSMKRAGADLILTYFAKEAAIALRQM, from the coding sequence ATGCCTGCTGAATCCACACCCCCTGTTGAGCCGGCAACATATCGGCTGCGTCGATTGCGTCGGACACCGGCCTTACGCCGCATGGTGTGTGAAACAACCTTGACGGTGAATGATTTTATTTATCCGCTGTTTGTCATGGAGGGTGAAGGGAAAAAAGAGGAAATCCCTTCGATGCCTGGTTGTTTTCGTTATTCCTTGGATTTGCTATTAGCCGAAGTAATGACGGTTCATGGCCTTGGCATTGGGGCGATCGCCCTTTTCCCACTCATTCCTGATCCCCAAAAAGACAACGCAGGAACCGAAAGCTATAATCCAGCCGGGTTAATTCCTCGAACTGTCCGGGCGATCAAAGAAGCCTTGCCCGACATGGTCGTCATCACAGATGTCGCCCTTGATCCCTATAGCAGTGAAGGCCATGACGGTATTGTCAAAGACGGAGAAATCCTCAACGATGAAACGGTGGCCGTACTGGTCAAGCAAGCCCTAGTGCATGCAGAGGCAGGGGCTGATTTTGTGGCACCATCAGACATGATGGATGGTCGAGTCGGCGAGATTCGTCGCGCCCTCGATGCCGCAGGCTGGATTCATGTAGGTATTCTCGCCTATGCCGCTAAATATGCATCCGCCTACTATGGGCCATTTCGGGATGCCCTAGATTCAGCCCCTAAATTTGGGGACAAAAAAACCTACCAAATGGATCCGGCTAACGCTCAAGAAGCTCTCAAGGAAGTGGAATTAGACATTCTCGAAGGGGCTGACATTGTGATGGTCAAGCCAGCTTTGGCCTATCTGGATATTATTTGTCGCATCAAACAACGGACAAATTTACCCGTCGCCGCCTACAACGTCAGTGGGGAATATGCCATGGTCAAAGCGGCAGCCCAACGGGGTTGGCTGGATGAACAAACCGTCATGCTAGAAACCTTGACCAGCATGAAACGGGCCGGGGCTGACTTGATTTTGACCTATTTCGCTAAGGAAGCAGCCATTGCTCTACGGCAAATGTAA
- the folE gene encoding GTP cyclohydrolase I FolE codes for MNLPTALTDIRQQAISTEIKPPVSEAEMQAAVRTLLLGLGEDPDREGLRDTPKRLVKALKFLTSGYHQSLDELLNGAVFHENTNEMVLVRDIDLFSSCEHHILPILGRAHVAYIPNGKVIGLSKIARICEMYARRLQVQERLTQQIADALHGLLQPQGVAVVVEATHMCMVMRGVEKPGSWTVTSSMQGIFADNDATRQEFMELIRHRPSFH; via the coding sequence ATGAATTTACCCACTGCATTAACCGATATTCGCCAACAAGCCATTAGTACCGAAATTAAACCGCCGGTTTCAGAGGCTGAGATGCAAGCAGCCGTACGCACTTTGTTGCTGGGATTAGGCGAAGATCCAGATCGTGAAGGATTACGCGATACGCCGAAACGATTGGTCAAAGCCCTTAAATTTTTGACATCTGGCTACCATCAATCCCTTGATGAACTCCTCAATGGGGCCGTGTTTCATGAAAATACCAATGAAATGGTCTTAGTGCGAGATATTGATCTATTTAGCTCTTGCGAACACCATATTTTGCCAATTCTAGGCCGCGCCCACGTGGCTTATATTCCGAATGGCAAGGTGATTGGTCTATCCAAAATTGCCCGTATTTGTGAAATGTATGCCCGCCGTTTACAGGTACAAGAACGCTTAACCCAACAAATTGCCGATGCCCTACACGGATTATTACAACCCCAGGGAGTCGCCGTTGTGGTTGAGGCAACCCACATGTGCATGGTGATGCGTGGGGTCGAGAAACCAGGCTCTTGGACAGTAACCAGTTCAATGCAGGGCATATTTGCCGACAATGACGCCACTCGCCAAGAATTCATGGAATTAATTCGCCATCGTCCTTCGTTCCATTAG
- a CDS encoding metallophosphoesterase family protein encodes MVQWAILSGIEGNLTAYEAVLQDIRRQTPKVTELYILGDLIDGTPEGNAVVDRIRNPKKGELIPQVCKGAWEEQCLIVRGLAAEPEANPFLTEKGGAILKQLWDHIPLETVEWFRQLHFGFAELDCLLLHGSSLTVFEALTPDISPLVLLDRLSRTGSNRLFCGRSGQTFQYQVSQGKLAATVTTIDQAAVNQDYTIGDPAGTAARLIVGVGNVGRIPKQATYTLYNPNTDQVTFRTVRYGRAGFG; translated from the coding sequence ATGGTGCAATGGGCCATTTTAAGCGGTATCGAAGGGAATTTAACGGCCTATGAAGCGGTGCTGCAAGATATTCGGCGGCAAACCCCCAAAGTTACGGAGCTATATATTTTAGGCGACCTGATTGATGGAACCCCTGAAGGCAATGCGGTTGTAGACCGCATTCGCAACCCCAAAAAAGGAGAACTGATTCCCCAGGTCTGTAAAGGCGCCTGGGAAGAACAATGTTTAATTGTGCGGGGGCTCGCGGCGGAACCCGAAGCAAATCCTTTTCTCACAGAAAAAGGCGGTGCCATTCTCAAGCAACTTTGGGATCATATCCCCCTAGAAACGGTGGAATGGTTTCGGCAGCTCCATTTCGGCTTTGCAGAACTAGATTGTCTTTTACTCCATGGCAGTAGTCTGACGGTGTTTGAAGCCCTCACACCGGATATCTCCCCTTTGGTTTTGTTGGATCGCCTGTCCCGCACCGGGAGCAATCGTCTTTTTTGTGGGCGATCGGGTCAAACCTTTCAGTATCAAGTGAGCCAAGGAAAATTAGCGGCCACAGTTACCACCATTGACCAGGCTGCTGTCAATCAGGATTACACCATTGGTGACCCTGCTGGCACTGCCGCCCGTTTGATTGTTGGCGTTGGCAATGTGGGTCGAATCCCAAAGCAAGCCACCTACACCCTCTACAATCCCAATACAGACCAAGTCACCTTTCGGACAGTGCGTTATGGTAGAGCGGGATTTGGTTGA
- a CDS encoding metallophosphoesterase, with protein MKIAVISCIHGNYEALTTVLKDIDSQNVDQIYCLGDLVGYGPYPNEVVTLVRSLDIPTVQGCWDEDIVDGLNACECSYPSLLAEKRGKVAHQWTDQEIHPETRAYLAQLPKVLKQDQLAFTHGSPQSQHEYLLPELDGFLALERVLSTGADILFCGHTHVPYVRTLKQHSLTFSVRTNSGKAIAPEQEFTAPVKRIVNAGSVGEPRHGRPNATYVIYDGDREQVTLQEVEYDYHKTCTAIVEKGLPPIFAWRLAQGMEFAERADDPSHLCERGV; from the coding sequence ATGAAAATAGCCGTTATTTCCTGTATTCACGGGAATTATGAAGCCCTGACTACGGTGCTCAAGGACATTGACAGCCAAAATGTAGACCAGATCTATTGTTTAGGAGATTTGGTCGGCTATGGCCCCTACCCCAATGAGGTGGTGACCCTCGTGCGATCGCTAGATATTCCCACCGTCCAAGGCTGCTGGGATGAAGATATTGTTGATGGTTTAAATGCCTGTGAGTGTAGTTATCCATCATTGCTCGCAGAAAAGCGGGGTAAGGTTGCCCACCAATGGACAGATCAAGAAATTCACCCGGAAACCCGTGCTTATCTAGCCCAATTACCCAAAGTGCTCAAGCAAGATCAACTGGCCTTTACCCACGGCAGTCCCCAAAGTCAGCATGAATATTTACTGCCAGAACTGGATGGTTTCCTAGCCCTAGAGCGGGTTTTGAGCACGGGGGCCGATATTCTATTTTGTGGCCATACCCATGTTCCCTATGTGCGCACCCTTAAGCAGCATTCGCTAACATTTTCTGTGCGCACTAATTCTGGAAAGGCGATCGCCCCGGAGCAGGAATTTACTGCCCCCGTCAAGCGCATTGTCAATGCCGGATCTGTTGGTGAGCCACGCCATGGCCGTCCCAATGCCACCTATGTCATCTACGATGGCGATCGCGAGCAGGTGACGTTACAGGAAGTAGAATACGACTACCACAAAACCTGCACTGCCATTGTCGAGAAAGGATTACCACCGATTTTTGCCTGGCGCCTAGCCCAGGGCATGGAATTTGCCGAACGGGCCGACGATCCAAGTCACCTTTGTGAACGGGGGGTATAA